From a region of the Thermosipho melanesiensis BI429 genome:
- a CDS encoding sigma-54 interaction domain-containing protein, with product MELMKFYRTVLESIIEGVIIVDKDAKILYINKRAMHILKLKEGFIGKHVADVIPNTRLHIVVQTGVPEVDEVQNVGENIIITSRMPLTDECGNILGAVAVFRDITSMRKLAEEITNLHQIEARLKAIIDSTYDAISVADENGYIVLVNKAYTKITGLKPEEVIGKPATVDIAEGESIHMKVARTKKPIFNARLKVGPLKREVIVNAMPLIVRGKFSGSVAVVHDVSEILELTRELNEVKRYIRQLKAQYTFDDIIGKSEKLLIAKEQAKKVAKTPATVFLRGESGTGKELFAHAIHNESNRKNNPFVTVNCAAIPENMLEIELFGYTKDTFGQKGLIEEAEGGTLFLDEIGKMPISVQAKILRFIENREFLPIGSNRVKKVNVRIIASTNMNIEELIRKEQFLIDLYYRLNVFPIYIPPLRERKEDIEELAKFLAKKIGRQYGRNVVDITDNAVEYLKKYDWPGNIRELENIIGRAIINMDIGETILDKRHIPLLFLENNSILKKEGSLRSMVEDFERKMIESSLKENNGDRTLTAKKLKISLRTLYYKMERYGLLKKGERYEA from the coding sequence ATGGAGTTAATGAAATTTTACAGAACGGTCCTTGAATCAATTATTGAAGGAGTAATAATAGTTGATAAAGATGCGAAAATTTTATATATAAACAAAAGAGCGATGCATATATTGAAATTAAAAGAAGGATTTATTGGGAAGCATGTAGCAGATGTAATTCCTAATACTAGATTGCACATTGTAGTACAAACAGGAGTACCAGAAGTTGATGAGGTACAAAATGTTGGAGAAAATATAATAATAACCTCTAGGATGCCGCTTACAGATGAATGTGGAAATATTTTAGGAGCTGTTGCCGTATTTAGGGATATAACAAGTATGAGAAAACTTGCAGAAGAGATTACCAATCTACACCAGATAGAAGCAAGATTAAAGGCAATTATTGATTCAACATATGATGCTATTTCTGTTGCCGATGAAAATGGATATATTGTTTTGGTGAATAAGGCATATACAAAGATAACAGGACTTAAGCCAGAAGAGGTAATTGGAAAACCTGCAACTGTTGATATAGCTGAAGGAGAAAGTATACATATGAAAGTCGCAAGGACTAAAAAGCCTATTTTTAACGCTAGGTTAAAAGTAGGGCCATTAAAAAGGGAAGTAATAGTTAATGCTATGCCTTTAATCGTAAGAGGAAAATTTAGTGGAAGTGTTGCGGTTGTTCATGATGTTTCAGAGATACTTGAATTAACCAGGGAGTTAAATGAAGTAAAAAGATATATTAGGCAACTAAAAGCACAATATACCTTTGATGATATTATTGGAAAAAGTGAAAAGCTTTTAATAGCAAAAGAGCAAGCAAAAAAGGTAGCTAAAACGCCTGCAACTGTTTTTCTTAGAGGGGAAAGTGGAACTGGAAAGGAGCTTTTTGCACATGCAATCCATAATGAAAGTAATAGAAAAAATAATCCTTTCGTTACAGTTAATTGTGCTGCCATTCCTGAAAATATGTTAGAAATAGAGTTATTTGGATATACAAAAGATACATTTGGACAGAAAGGTTTGATTGAAGAGGCAGAAGGTGGCACTTTATTTTTAGATGAAATTGGTAAGATGCCTATCTCGGTTCAAGCAAAGATATTACGGTTTATTGAAAATAGAGAGTTTTTGCCTATAGGTTCTAATAGAGTAAAAAAAGTTAATGTTAGAATAATTGCTTCTACAAATATGAATATAGAAGAACTTATTAGAAAAGAACAATTTCTGATAGATCTTTATTATAGATTAAATGTATTTCCCATATATATTCCGCCTTTGAGGGAAAGAAAAGAAGATATAGAGGAACTTGCAAAATTTCTTGCAAAAAAGATTGGAAGACAATACGGAAGAAATGTTGTAGATATTACGGATAATGCAGTTGAATATTTGAAAAAATATGATTGGCCTGGGAATATAAGAGAATTAGAAAATATCATTGGAAGGGCAATAATTAATATGGATATTGGTGAGACGATACTTGATAAAAGACATATTCCTCTTTTATTTTTGGAGAATAATTCTATTTTGAAAAAAGAGGGATCTTTAAGGTCAATGGTAGAAGATTTTGAAAGGAAGATGATTGAATCTTCTTTGAAAGAAAATAATGGAGACAGAACATTAACTGCAAAAAAATTGAAGATTAGTTTGAGGACATTGTATTACAAAATGGAAAGATATGGATTGTTGAAAAAGGGGGAGAGATATGAAGCTTGA
- a CDS encoding D-alanine--D-alanine ligase family protein, with protein sequence MKIAVVCDKNINNEEKKMINAIKDAISKKYKCEIVRFDEDFLRKINKYDFVFNLSNKGGKEVKQVHVPSVLDFLGIPYTSSNTFTHAICLDKITTKIIMKQYNIPTPDFYVVDVGEIPNYIDGKYIVKPPREGSAKGITKDSIVDNLEDLKKQVKKIHDEFSQPALVEKFIDGREFSVGVIGNKKPEVLPILEIDFSSLPKELERFYSYRVKHYYGEQTRYICPANLDVDLEKKIKYYAQKLFRVLNLRDYARMDLRIKGGEIYFLEVNSMPQLVPVYSDITKMAKAAGCDYDKLVLKILEISMERWGLL encoded by the coding sequence ATGAAAATAGCCGTAGTTTGCGATAAAAATATAAACAATGAAGAGAAAAAAATGATAAATGCTATAAAAGATGCAATTTCCAAAAAATACAAATGTGAAATTGTTAGATTTGATGAGGATTTTTTGAGAAAAATAAATAAATATGATTTTGTTTTTAATCTTTCTAACAAAGGGGGAAAGGAAGTAAAACAAGTCCATGTTCCATCCGTGTTAGATTTTCTAGGTATTCCATATACTTCTTCAAATACATTTACACATGCCATTTGTCTTGATAAAATCACAACGAAAATAATAATGAAGCAATATAATATTCCAACACCGGATTTTTATGTGGTTGACGTAGGTGAAATACCAAATTATATAGATGGTAAGTACATAGTAAAACCACCACGTGAGGGAAGTGCAAAGGGTATTACAAAAGATTCAATAGTGGATAATTTAGAAGATTTAAAAAAACAGGTGAAAAAAATACATGATGAATTTTCTCAGCCGGCACTTGTTGAAAAATTCATAGATGGTCGGGAGTTTAGTGTAGGGGTAATAGGAAATAAAAAGCCTGAAGTATTACCTATACTTGAAATAGATTTTTCGTCGTTACCAAAAGAACTTGAACGATTTTATTCATATAGAGTAAAACACTATTATGGAGAACAAACAAGGTATATTTGTCCGGCTAATTTAGATGTTGATCTTGAGAAAAAAATAAAATATTATGCACAAAAACTTTTTAGGGTGCTGAATTTAAGAGATTATGCTAGAATGGATTTAAGAATAAAAGGCGGTGAAATATACTTTTTAGAAGTTAATTCTATGCCACAACTTGTTCCTGTTTATTCTGATATTACAAAAATGGCGAAAGCGGCTGGTTGTGATTATGATAAATTGGTTTTAAAGATTTTGGAAATTTCTATGGAAAGGTGGGGTTTGTTATGA
- a CDS encoding MBL fold metallo-hydrolase, whose protein sequence is MKLDLLIEGGLISIPNRAKATFCSVALLEEKDRKILIEPGDYVTHSILEEKLKERNLTTDDITDIVLTHFHLDHAYNSIFFKNATVHLHENFLKKNYEKFGMIVGKQYKMILDSWNSFQTFKDGDILFDKINVYHTPWHAKEHCSFVVETENFGRVFFPGDIVMTRVEFYDIMRMLRDDECARFVRKFVSKTDYLVFTHDSGISLDKWR, encoded by the coding sequence ATGAAGCTTGATCTTTTAATTGAAGGTGGATTGATAAGTATTCCAAATAGGGCAAAGGCGACCTTTTGTTCAGTTGCTTTGCTTGAGGAAAAAGATAGGAAAATATTGATTGAACCGGGAGATTATGTTACACATTCCATTTTAGAGGAAAAATTGAAAGAGAGAAATCTTACAACAGACGATATTACAGACATTGTATTGACACATTTTCATCTTGATCATGCTTACAATTCTATTTTCTTTAAAAATGCAACGGTACATTTGCACGAAAATTTTTTAAAGAAAAACTACGAAAAATTTGGAATGATTGTGGGAAAACAGTATAAGATGATTTTAGATTCGTGGAATAGTTTCCAAACGTTTAAAGACGGGGATATTTTATTTGATAAAATAAATGTATACCACACACCATGGCATGCAAAAGAACATTGTTCATTTGTTGTTGAAACGGAAAATTTTGGAAGAGTGTTTTTTCCAGGTGATATTGTTATGACTAGAGTGGAGTTTTATGATATAATGAGAATGTTGAGAGATGATGAATGTGCGAGATTTGTTAGGAAATTTGTTTCTAAAACCGATTATTTAGTTTTTACTCACGATAGTGGTATTTCTTTGGATAAATGGAGGTGA
- a CDS encoding NAD/NADP-dependent octopine/nopaline dehydrogenase family protein: protein MNISVIGAGNGGLALAGFLTLRGFKVTLYNRSIKRISSFMKSKIIRLEGEINATVKIFNVTNDIKEALEDAKLVMIVVPAFAHADIAEKIYPYVEDDQIFILNPGRTFGALEFYRKLREKSEKIIIAETQTFLFASRTSNPGVSHIFRIKNAVPVSALPSKHNPILREILEDVIPEFQVIDSILYTSFNNIGAVFHPATLILNAGRVESTFGKFEFYLEGITPSVARVLEKIDYERCAIARTLGIQPLTAKDWLNYAYDVLGGNLYEVIHNNSGYQGIIAPPSLQNRYILEDVPMSLVPMSEIARKFGIKTPAIDSIIYLSSIMMGRDFYREGRTLKRLGIENLDLQEFIRFIHEGGVI, encoded by the coding sequence GTGAATATATCTGTAATAGGTGCGGGGAATGGAGGTCTTGCCCTAGCTGGTTTTTTGACGTTAAGAGGTTTTAAAGTTACTTTATACAATAGGAGTATTAAAAGAATTTCATCATTTATGAAGTCAAAAATAATAAGGTTAGAAGGCGAGATAAATGCAACTGTGAAGATTTTTAATGTAACTAATGATATAAAAGAAGCATTAGAGGATGCCAAATTGGTTATGATTGTAGTTCCCGCTTTTGCACATGCAGATATAGCAGAAAAAATTTATCCATATGTTGAAGATGATCAAATTTTTATATTAAATCCAGGGCGTACTTTTGGTGCTTTGGAATTTTACAGAAAGTTAAGGGAAAAGAGTGAAAAAATAATTATAGCAGAAACCCAAACGTTTTTGTTTGCTTCAAGAACGTCAAATCCTGGAGTTTCGCATATCTTTAGGATAAAAAATGCCGTTCCTGTTTCCGCGCTTCCTTCGAAACACAATCCAATTTTAAGAGAAATTTTAGAGGATGTAATCCCTGAATTTCAGGTTATAGATTCTATACTTTATACAAGTTTTAACAACATTGGTGCGGTATTTCACCCTGCAACATTGATTTTAAATGCAGGACGAGTAGAAAGTACTTTTGGAAAATTCGAATTTTATCTTGAAGGTATTACACCATCAGTTGCAAGAGTATTGGAAAAAATAGATTATGAGAGATGTGCAATTGCAAGAACATTAGGAATACAACCACTTACCGCAAAAGATTGGTTAAATTATGCATACGATGTTTTGGGTGGAAATTTGTATGAAGTTATCCATAACAATTCAGGCTATCAGGGAATAATCGCTCCGCCAAGTTTGCAGAATAGGTATATACTCGAAGATGTACCTATGAGTTTGGTACCAATGTCTGAAATTGCGAGAAAGTTTGGTATAAAGACTCCGGCCATTGATTCGATTATATATCTTTCTTCGATTATGATGGGCAGGGATTTTTACAGAGAAGGACGAACGCTGAAAAGGCTTGGTATAGAAAATTTGGACTTGCAGGAATTTATTAGATTTATACACGAAGGGGGTGTAATATGA
- the galT gene encoding galactose-1-phosphate uridylyltransferase has protein sequence MPEYRKDPVVRRWVIIATERAKRPHDFSVPKEEKQGGFCPFDYGNEHTTPPEVLAFRPEDTEPNSPGWWVRVVPNKFPAVDPNIEIQKYGHGMYDAMAGFGYHEVIVETPDHNSTFALYDDKQAKEVVWAYVKRYKEIEKDERIKYVLIFRNHGALGGASLPHPHSQIIAIPSIPKRVLEEMNGAKDYYDYKERCVFCDMISQEKIENRRIIEENEHFIAFAPYASRFQFETWIIPKEHSHNFGLISEEQVETFAKILRNSLYRIYKVLDNPPYNFVIHTSPTYEEGKIYYHWHVEIMPRLTRVAGFEWGSGFYINPVPPEDAAKYLKTVEI, from the coding sequence ATGCCTGAATACAGGAAGGATCCTGTGGTAAGAAGATGGGTTATAATTGCAACAGAACGTGCAAAAAGACCACATGATTTTTCAGTTCCAAAGGAAGAAAAGCAAGGGGGATTTTGCCCATTTGATTATGGTAATGAACATACAACACCTCCTGAAGTTTTGGCTTTTAGACCGGAAGATACTGAACCTAATTCCCCTGGTTGGTGGGTAAGAGTTGTTCCAAATAAATTTCCTGCTGTTGATCCAAATATAGAAATCCAAAAGTATGGTCATGGTATGTACGATGCAATGGCGGGTTTTGGGTACCATGAAGTTATTGTGGAAACACCTGATCACAACAGTACCTTTGCACTGTATGATGATAAACAGGCAAAAGAGGTTGTTTGGGCTTATGTGAAAAGGTACAAAGAGATAGAAAAGGATGAGAGAATAAAGTATGTTTTGATATTCAGGAATCACGGTGCCTTAGGTGGGGCATCACTTCCGCATCCTCATAGTCAGATTATAGCCATACCAAGTATTCCAAAGAGAGTTTTAGAGGAAATGAATGGAGCAAAAGATTATTATGATTACAAAGAAAGATGTGTTTTTTGTGACATGATTTCACAAGAAAAGATTGAAAACAGAAGAATTATTGAAGAAAATGAACACTTTATTGCTTTTGCACCATATGCTTCTAGATTTCAATTTGAGACTTGGATAATTCCAAAAGAACACTCGCATAATTTTGGATTGATTTCTGAGGAACAAGTTGAAACATTTGCCAAGATTTTGAGGAATAGTCTTTATAGAATTTACAAGGTTTTAGACAATCCACCGTATAATTTTGTTATTCATACTTCTCCAACTTACGAAGAAGGAAAAATTTATTATCACTGGCATGTCGAAATTATGCCAAGATTAACAAGGGTTGCGGGCTTTGAATGGGGATCTGGATTTTACATAAATCCTGTTCCACCAGAAGATGCAGCTAAATATTTGAAAACTGTTGAAATATAA
- a CDS encoding tetratricopeptide repeat protein, whose amino-acid sequence MKKLIILIITIVSLFVFSISKNEIINISKENPELAWEKFLEYVLENPTDTSIESLGKKIKLKIELKNKNELSFFIREDINGLRNYVKETNPSTYVLNLIDIFFPQIYKMLKNTIEHPAYETFLEDIIFLKIITPRIDVKKAAISLTNFFLKYPTMLTFNVITLFKEKPFSKELGFNILNYIVQNINEFSEKQYPILKRIVDFSKKIGGTYTSKYIQDLEKYVQILNNLENSNVENINLLKSEINNLTIKKNRLISLAEKYSPKATTPLLTPQKDKENQVKHSNNILIILLFILLILIFSFRIIRFYIFYSFGLKTLAAKTYKKIVEKDPMNEEKHLKLAQLYEEAGMYYEALEEYNLIKRLKI is encoded by the coding sequence ATGAAAAAACTAATCATACTAATAATAACAATAGTTAGTTTATTTGTCTTTTCCATCTCAAAAAATGAAATAATAAATATTTCAAAAGAAAATCCAGAATTAGCTTGGGAAAAGTTTCTTGAATATGTGCTTGAAAATCCAACTGATACATCTATCGAATCCCTTGGTAAAAAAATAAAATTAAAGATAGAACTAAAAAATAAAAACGAATTATCATTCTTCATTAGAGAAGACATTAATGGTTTAAGAAACTATGTAAAAGAAACAAACCCAAGCACTTACGTTTTAAACCTTATTGATATCTTCTTTCCTCAAATATATAAAATGCTAAAAAATACTATAGAACATCCAGCATACGAAACATTCTTAGAAGACATAATATTTCTAAAAATAATAACCCCACGAATCGATGTAAAAAAGGCAGCAATTTCTTTAACCAATTTCTTTTTAAAATACCCTACTATGTTAACATTTAATGTAATTACACTTTTCAAAGAAAAACCTTTTTCAAAAGAATTAGGTTTTAATATCTTAAATTATATTGTCCAAAACATAAATGAATTTTCCGAAAAACAATATCCCATATTAAAACGTATTGTTGATTTTTCAAAAAAAATAGGTGGCACTTACACATCAAAATACATTCAAGACCTAGAAAAATACGTACAAATATTAAACAATTTGGAGAATAGCAATGTGGAAAATATAAATCTGTTAAAATCTGAGATAAACAACCTCACAATTAAAAAAAATAGATTAATATCACTTGCAGAAAAATATTCACCCAAAGCTACCACTCCCCTGCTAACTCCACAAAAAGATAAAGAAAATCAAGTAAAACATTCAAATAATATCTTAATTATTCTGTTATTTATTTTATTAATTTTGATTTTTTCATTTAGAATTATAAGATTCTACATATTCTACTCCTTTGGTTTAAAAACTCTGGCAGCAAAAACATACAAAAAAATCGTAGAAAAAGACCCTATGAATGAAGAAAAACACTTAAAACTTGCTCAATTATACGAGGAAGCTGGTATGTACTATGAAGCGCTTGAAGAATATAATTTGATAAAAAGGCTAAAAATATAA
- a CDS encoding methionine synthase: MRKILGASIGSCVHIAGLLNFLKLGEREGYKTIYLGGAVSIDKLIGAIIETDPDIVAISYRLDPKALKNLLDDLFEKVKRNKLDKKIYVFGGTVETGAVARKIPLFKKIFDGTQEIDEIVMWLRNENLRRENENVPPQFLPDRIAYKKPYPLFRHHIGLATLEETEKHVKILAESGLLDIISLAPDQNCQQYFFEPEKMDEKQDGAGGVPIRSIGDFKRLYNATRRGNYPLVRSYSGTRELVAFSKILKETINNAWAAIPLTWYSELDRRSDRNLLEAIRENQEAIKWNAENNVPVEINEAHQWSLRYAHDAVEVATFYLAAYNAKKLGVKHYVAQYMLSTPPGLSPRYDLAKQLAKRRLIKELEDENFRAYTMIRTGLLSFPADEYSAMGQLVGTMFYGMYLEPDIVHVVSYSEAIRRATSKEIIESVKMVKKAVNTTLDGLPIISDEKRVEELIKEAMVIIEAIKELGKGYKDPLIEPEVIYNAVRLGILDAPGLKGMSVAKGRFETKVIDGACYAIDDNGKILPEEKRINLLRREEML; the protein is encoded by the coding sequence ATGAGAAAGATACTAGGTGCATCCATTGGAAGTTGTGTACATATAGCTGGACTTTTGAATTTTTTGAAATTAGGTGAAAGAGAAGGGTACAAAACAATTTACTTAGGTGGAGCAGTTTCAATTGATAAATTAATTGGTGCAATAATTGAGACCGATCCCGATATTGTAGCTATTAGTTATAGATTAGATCCAAAGGCATTGAAAAATTTATTAGATGATTTATTTGAAAAGGTTAAAAGAAATAAATTAGATAAAAAGATATATGTATTTGGCGGTACTGTAGAAACAGGAGCTGTTGCAAGAAAAATACCACTTTTTAAAAAGATATTTGATGGAACCCAAGAAATAGATGAAATTGTTATGTGGCTTAGAAATGAAAATTTAAGGAGAGAAAACGAGAATGTTCCACCTCAATTTTTACCTGACAGAATTGCCTACAAAAAACCATACCCACTATTTAGACATCATATAGGGCTTGCAACCTTAGAAGAAACAGAGAAACACGTAAAAATACTTGCGGAATCTGGACTTTTGGATATAATTTCTCTTGCGCCAGATCAAAATTGCCAACAATATTTTTTTGAACCAGAAAAAATGGATGAAAAACAAGATGGTGCAGGTGGTGTTCCAATAAGGAGCATAGGAGATTTTAAAAGGTTGTATAATGCCACAAGAAGGGGGAATTACCCGTTGGTAAGAAGCTATAGTGGAACAAGAGAGCTTGTTGCCTTTTCAAAGATTTTGAAAGAAACAATTAACAATGCATGGGCTGCAATTCCACTTACATGGTATTCAGAACTTGATAGAAGGTCTGATAGAAACTTACTAGAGGCAATAAGGGAGAATCAGGAAGCGATAAAATGGAATGCGGAAAATAACGTCCCTGTTGAAATAAATGAGGCTCATCAATGGTCTTTAAGATATGCGCATGATGCTGTGGAAGTAGCCACTTTTTATCTTGCAGCGTATAATGCAAAGAAACTGGGGGTTAAGCATTATGTTGCACAGTATATGCTTTCTACTCCGCCGGGACTTTCTCCAAGGTATGACCTTGCAAAACAGTTAGCAAAAAGACGCCTAATAAAGGAACTTGAAGATGAAAATTTTAGAGCGTATACAATGATCAGGACTGGTCTTTTATCATTTCCTGCCGATGAGTATTCGGCTATGGGTCAGTTGGTGGGGACCATGTTTTATGGCATGTACCTTGAACCAGATATAGTCCACGTTGTTTCCTATTCAGAGGCTATTAGAAGAGCAACGAGCAAAGAGATTATTGAAAGTGTAAAAATGGTAAAAAAAGCGGTAAACACGACTTTGGATGGATTACCAATAATCTCTGATGAAAAACGTGTTGAAGAACTAATAAAAGAAGCTATGGTAATTATTGAGGCAATAAAGGAATTGGGGAAAGGATATAAAGACCCGTTGATTGAACCAGAGGTAATATATAATGCCGTTAGACTTGGGATTTTAGATGCACCGGGATTGAAGGGTATGTCAGTAGCTAAAGGAAGGTTTGAGACAAAAGTAATTGATGGAGCATGCTATGCCATAGATGATAACGGTAAAATACTCCCTGAGGAAAAAAGGATAAATTTGCTTAGAAGGGAGGAGATGTTATGA
- a CDS encoding glycogen synthase: MKVALISYEVYPFAKVGGLADVVGALPKYLEKASVKPIVIMPKHKVVEKNARNLDKVMEKISIPYLKTDETFDIYKTIVPKTNVPIYFVANEYYFSAENVYEGPDLAEQAIYFSAAVLETLKVLDLQMDVLHVNDWQTSLIPVYLKTLYKEDEFYAKTVTLLTIHNLGYQGIFDSKYMEFSGLPNYLYNIDGIEFYGKINFLKGGILYSDIINTVSPTYANEIQTKEYGEKLDGVLRLRSADLYGVLNGIDYDEYNPETDKRIFVNYSLDNIDKKYENKVRLQKELGLPEDRRIPMIGMITRLVDQKGLDILSEVLRYIVNYDIQFVILGTGDEKYEEMFKKAQQEFPKNVSANVKFDINLAQKIYAASDMFLMPSRYEPCGLGQMYSLRYGTIPIVRYTGGLADTVLEYDENKMTGNGFGFVEYDSSKLLKAVARALDFYKNKKVHWKKLIDNAMKTDLSWERSAKEYVKLYNKAMSKRI; this comes from the coding sequence ATGAAAGTTGCTCTTATTTCTTATGAAGTGTACCCTTTTGCAAAAGTGGGGGGACTTGCCGATGTGGTTGGAGCACTTCCTAAGTATTTAGAAAAAGCTTCTGTAAAACCAATTGTAATAATGCCTAAACATAAAGTTGTAGAAAAAAATGCGAGAAATTTAGATAAAGTAATGGAAAAGATTAGTATTCCATACCTAAAGACCGATGAGACCTTTGATATTTACAAAACCATTGTGCCTAAAACAAATGTTCCTATATATTTTGTAGCAAATGAATATTATTTTTCGGCAGAAAATGTATATGAAGGACCAGATCTAGCTGAACAGGCTATATATTTTTCTGCTGCAGTACTTGAAACTTTAAAAGTGTTAGATTTGCAAATGGATGTTTTACATGTTAATGATTGGCAAACAAGTTTAATACCAGTTTATTTAAAAACGCTTTACAAGGAAGATGAGTTTTATGCAAAAACGGTTACACTTTTGACGATTCACAACTTGGGTTATCAAGGTATTTTTGACAGCAAATATATGGAATTTTCGGGCTTGCCGAATTATTTGTACAATATAGATGGAATAGAATTTTATGGGAAAATTAATTTTTTGAAAGGTGGTATTCTTTACTCGGATATTATAAATACAGTAAGTCCAACTTATGCAAATGAGATTCAAACTAAGGAATATGGAGAAAAGCTTGATGGTGTATTAAGACTTAGAAGTGCAGATTTATACGGTGTTTTGAATGGAATAGACTATGATGAATACAATCCAGAAACTGATAAGAGGATTTTTGTAAACTATTCTTTGGATAACATAGATAAAAAGTATGAGAATAAGGTGAGGTTACAAAAAGAGTTAGGATTACCTGAAGATAGACGTATACCTATGATTGGTATGATAACAAGACTTGTTGATCAAAAGGGATTGGATATTTTATCTGAAGTTCTTAGATATATAGTGAATTATGATATTCAATTTGTAATTTTAGGCACAGGTGATGAAAAGTACGAAGAGATGTTTAAAAAAGCTCAACAGGAATTTCCAAAGAATGTTTCTGCTAATGTGAAATTTGATATAAATCTTGCACAAAAGATTTATGCGGCAAGTGATATGTTCTTGATGCCTTCAAGATATGAACCTTGTGGGTTAGGACAAATGTACAGCTTAAGGTATGGAACGATACCTATTGTAAGGTATACAGGTGGACTTGCGGATACTGTTTTGGAATACGATGAAAATAAGATGACGGGAAATGGCTTTGGGTTTGTTGAGTATGATTCATCAAAATTACTCAAAGCTGTAGCAAGGGCTTTGGATTTTTACAAAAATAAAAAAGTTCATTGGAAAAAACTTATTGATAATGCAATGAAAACCGATCTTTCATGGGAAAGATCTGCAAAAGAATATGTTAAATTATATAACAAAGCAATGAGTAAAAGAATTTAA
- a CDS encoding secondary thiamine-phosphate synthase enzyme YjbQ, which yields MKSYTEYLWFNTKKRKELVRITDTIENIVKKSGIKEGFCLVSAMHITAGIIVNDDESGLHKDIWEWLEKLAPVAEYNHHWTGEDNGDAHLKRILTHHQVVLPVTNGRLDLGPWEQIFYAEYDGQRRKRVVVKVIGE from the coding sequence ATGAAGAGTTATACAGAATACTTATGGTTTAACACTAAGAAAAGAAAAGAACTTGTAAGGATAACGGATACAATTGAAAATATTGTGAAAAAGAGTGGAATAAAAGAGGGGTTTTGTCTTGTGTCAGCTATGCATATTACTGCAGGGATAATTGTCAATGATGATGAATCTGGTCTACACAAGGATATATGGGAATGGTTAGAAAAACTTGCACCAGTTGCAGAATACAATCACCATTGGACTGGAGAAGATAATGGGGATGCACACTTAAAAAGAATTTTAACGCATCATCAGGTGGTGTTACCTGTAACAAACGGCCGTTTGGATCTAGGACCTTGGGAGCAAATATTTTATGCAGAGTATGACGGTCAGAGAAGAAAAAGAGTAGTCGTTAAAGTAATTGGTGAATAA